The DNA region CCAAGAAGCGATAAAAAGGATGACACGGTTTATGGAATCCTTAGAAATTAGAGACATTCAAAAGGAAAAACTATACAGCAATCAGTAATACAATAATAAAATGACTGGGTCCTATCGATCCCAGTCATTTTTTTTCGAGGTTTCTAGGTCTTTATACAGCACGACAACTTGATTACCGGGTCAATCGTATGACAGGAAAACTGATTAAGAAGAATTATTTTAAAAATAGGATTTGCTATTAATCATTTAAGCAGAATGTTAACTCATATACTTAGATTACACCATTATTAAAGGAGGAATGTTTTTAATGAAAAAACACACTTTAATATTGGATTTAGACGACACGCTGATTCATTGTAATAAATACTTTCACGATGCCCGTGATAAATTTGTAAAACAGATGCAGTCTTGGATTCATGCACTGCCAAAGGAAAAAATAAACCAGAAGCAGTTAGAGCTTGAAGTCAAAGGCGTTGAAAAACATGGTCTACACTCTTCCGTGTTTATCGATTCGTTAGTGAAAACCTATCAGTATTTTTGTATCAAGCATAAAAGAAGGATGAAGGAAAAGAAATAGAACGAGTCCGTAAAATTGGCCAAAGTGTGTTTCAAACGGAGGTCCAGCCATTCCCCTATATGTGTGAGGTGTTAAATACGCTTCAAAAAGATGGCCATCAGCTACACTTATTTACCGGTGGAGATAAAGAAAATCAGACGCGAAAAATTAGTCAATTAGCGTTAGATAACTACTTTGAAGATCGCGTTTTTATTTATGAACATAAAAATTCCTCTGCCCTTCAAGATGTGCTTGACAAAATTAACTCAGATAAAAAGTTTACTTGGATGATTGGAAATTCCCTTAAAACGGATATTAAGCCCGCCATCGAGCTTGGGATTAATGCGATTCACATCCCAACGGAGCTGGAATGGAGCTATAACATCACAGATATTGATATTGAGCCAAGCGGAACCATTGCCGAATTAGAATCACTCCTTGACCTACCCGATTATTTAAGTGAATACAACTTCTTCTCCACTGCCTGAAGCAATGCGAATTGACGCCTTCTGATTTCACCACTTAAGGAAAACTATCTTTTTAAAGCAATGCGATTTGGCCCTTTCGTATTGCTTTTTTTATGGCTAATTTTCCTAGGAACAAAGTTCTTGCCCCCCAACACAGTCCATATTATACTTATCTAATGCATTGATATTGTTGAATTTATTTAGATGCCTACTGGTATCATAGGGGGAAGAGATGGAACAAAAAGATCGTTCAAAATCAATTGGCTTGCCACTCACCATTTCAATAATTGCCATCTCATTTTCAGCAATTTTCGTAAAATGGTCTGATGCGCCAGCCTCCATTTTAAGTATGTATCGAATGTGGTTTGCTAGTATTCTGATGCTTCCAATCGTTTGGAAATATCGGGCGGAATTTAAAAAAATATCAAAAAAAGATGGTTTCTTTTTAATTTGCTCGGGTGTTTTTTTAGCACTGCATTTTGTCCTTTGGTTCGGGTCTTTAAAATTAACGACCGTTGCAAGCTCGACAATCATTCTAGCCTTACAACCGATTGTATCGTTAGTCGGTGGCTATTTTCTATTCAAAGAACGCACGAACGCACCTGCCTTAATGACGATGGGAGTTGCCATCATCGGAGCGGTGATGATTGGCTGGGGAGACTTTGGTTTAAGTAAAGCTGCGATTCAAGGGGATATCCTTTCCTTCCTAAGTGTAATCGCCGTGGTCGGTTATTTATTTATCGGGCAAACTACCGTTAAAAAAGTATTGCATTGGATTTACAGCTTTTGTGTCTTTCTCTCGGCATCAGTAGTTCTAACAATCTATAACTTCTCAACAGGTGTTTCCTTTAGTGGTTATCCGGCCAAAGAATGGGGAATTTTCCTACTATTGGCGATTGTTCCAACCGTGAGCCATGTTATTAATAATTGGCTCTTAAACTATGTCAATGCAACAACTATCTCGATGAGTATTCTAGGAGAACCCGTCGGAGCCACACTTTTAGCAATCATTTTATTAGGAGAGCGTCTCGCAGGATGGCAAATCGTTGGCGGGGTCCTCGTCCTCTTTGGCGTCTTCCTCTTCCTAATTCAACAGCAAAAACCAAGACAAATCAAAACTGCCAGCATCCAGGCGGAACCAAACACAACCACTCCACAATAAAAGAGCGGTGCCTGTCACTTTTTACAACAAAAGGTGACAGGCACCGCTCTTTGTATAAATCCCCCCTTCCATGTTAAAAATGGTGATGAAGGAGAGGGTATTGATGCGTTGGTTTTTTATTTTGTTTTGGGTTGGTGTTATTTTTATTTTTACTTGTACGTCAAGTTTTAATGGTTTGATTGAGTCTGGTTTGATTCAGTTTCATTGGGATAATAAACCATTATTTTCTGAGCTTCTCAGCCCCTTCCCAGGGAACCTGAGCATGAACCTACTGCTCCAAAAGTCCGGGCATTTCTTCGTTTTTTTTATTCTTGCTGCATTACTTCAAACCCGCCTCCGGTCTAAACTTTTCATCCTGACACTCTCAGTATCTTATGCGGTGCTAACCGAGATTCTTCAATTGTATTTCACCCGCGACGGAAGATTATTTGATATTGGCTTTGATATCGCAGGCGTCCTATTCGCTTTAGCGATAGGCAGTCTATTTACAGTAAGAAAAACAGCCACCGCCAAAGCAAGTCCCCGCGGGGAAGCCCGCTAAAAAGAGAACGGATTACGCAAAAAACCTACTGTCCACTCCAGGCGGACAAATTTGTAATTTGTCCACGTGCGGTGACTGTCACCAAACTGTGTCACTCTAGTCTTTACCCAACTTATTTTTCAGCAACCTGTCCTTTCTGCATCTTTTGTTATATATATAGGTTGAAGAGGTAGGAATACCGACTCATTTAAGACCATTTATGGGCGGAATCGGAACCTTTTTATCCCTGTCCCATATGATAAATAGAAAAATATAGGAGGAGATGGAATGAAACTCTATTTAGACCCAGGTCATGGTGGAACAGATCCCGGTGCCTCAGGGAATGGAATACGCGAAAAGGATATTACCCTAGATATTGCCCAAAAAATTCGCAGTATCCTGATAAATAGTTATGAAAATATAGAAATAAAAATGAGTAGGACAGGTGATACCACCAAAAGCTTAAGCCAGCGCACAAATGAGGCCAACGCTTGGGATGCTGATTTTTATTTATCTATCCACTGTAATGCAGCAAACAGCTCAGCACGGGGATACGAGGACTATATATACAGCGGCGTTTCTAACTCTTCAAGAACAGCAACCTATCAAGATATAATTCATGCAGAAGTCATCAAATTAAATCAATTGATAAATCGCGGTCAAAAAAAGGCCAACTTCCACGTTTTGCGCGAGACGAAGATGGATGCCTTCTTATCGGAAAACGGTTTTATTGACAATCCAGAGGATGCCGCTCTAATGAAACAGAATTCTTGGCGGCAAAGCGTTGCCCAAGGACATGCAACCGGAGTCGCAAAGGCATTTAAACTAAAGGCGAAAACAACAACACCACCGCCTAAACCACCCGCAAATCCTGCAGACCCGCCAAAAAATCCACCCGCAACCGGTACCCTTTACAAAGTAATTGCCGGGTCCTTCAAAGGAAAAGAAAACGCAGACGAGCGCGTTATTTTCCTACGTTCAAAGGGCATCGAATCCTTTGTGGTAACTGCCAGCATCTCAGGCGGGACTTGGTACCGCGTACAAGCAGGGGCATTTGCAAGTCGCGAAAATGCCAACACTCGTGTAGCTGAGATTAAAAAATCTGGAATAAATGACGCCTTCCTACTTGCTGAAAATGAGAATGTGAGCACCCGTGGAACGACACCCGTCATTCCCTCAACCATCTTAGGTCCGGCACAAATATCGGCAGAACAAATGGATCAATTTGTGAAAAAGGTTAACCCTAACGCACCTGAACTTGGAAGTTATTATAAATCCTTAGGAGAGTATTATGGCATTAGAGGAGATGTCGCATTTGCTCAAGCCGTCCACGAAACAAACTACTTCCGCTACACTGGAGTGGTCGAACGCGGGCAAAACAACTATGCAGGCATAGGTGCAACAGGGCCCGACGTTCGAGGCGCAACCTTTGCAACACCAAAAGACGGCGTACTGGGACACCTTCAGCACTTATACGCATATGCAACAACCCAACCCCTCCCAACTAAATACCCATTGGTTGACCCGCGCTTTAATCTCGTCAAAAGAGGGTCTGCCCCAACATGGATCGGCTTAAATGGCAAATGGGCCGTACCTGGCGACACCTACGGACAATCGATACTGAGTGTATATGAAAAAATGATTACTGGATAAGGTAGAAAAAGGGACACGAGTCACACGCTCGGGTCCCTTCTATTCGTGCCAATCCGACAACATCTGACGAACCTATTCCTAGTTAATCATTTGTTAAAATAGCATTAAGCCCTATTGAAAAACGAACTTATGGGTTTTCCCAGACATTTTTTGTCGAAGATAAGTTTCAGTTCGTACCACATAACAAGTGAGCATATGAAAAAAAATTGACCTACCCTTTGGGTTGGTCAAGTGCTTGATATGCTAATTGATACTTACCGCCTTCTGCAACTTCTGAATGGTACAACGCCTTTAAGGCAAAGTTTTTCTCGAGTTGGTGCTCGTTCATTAACTCTTTTAATCGTCCCTGCAATTCTTTGTTTTCTTTTATTAATTGTTTCATTTGCGGCTTCAAAAACTTCATAAGCTTGTAACTCCCTCTCAAACCTTCATTTAATCAAGTATAGCATTAATTTTATCCACTTCACGGTTTTTCATGTATTGGTTTATATTGGAGCTTATTTGTATTGGAAGAATTAGGCTAAGTGCAGAAAAATTGTGCGATATTTTTCAAGTTTATCACACTATTATTATCATTTTTCTATTTATAATCGTGTTAGTAGGATAAACAGATTTAAGAAATTCTTAATCTTATTTTTAGATTCGGTTAATTTTTCAGCGTTATGCTGTTTTAGTAGAGACTCAAAAACGGAGGGTTCATCATGAAGAAACTTTGGGCTGTTGTTGCCCTATCACTTATACTAATGGCTGGATGTTCCAGCAATACTTCGAAGGAAGCAAGACCCACAGATCCTGAAGGGCTCTATAAGTTAAGCTGTTTAGGCTGTCATGGGGCAAACTTAGAGGGTGTAGCGGGGCCGCCAGTAACGAACATGGCAAGCAAGTATTCAGAAGAGGAATTATTAAAACTCATCAACGAAGGTGTGGGAATAATGCCTGGCGGGCTTTTTTCAGAAGAAGAGGCCCTAACCGTTACAAAATGGCTGTTGGAAAAATAGTATCTTTAACGAAAAACAGCAGTGGATTTCAAAAATCCACTGCTGTTTTTCTTATCAGGAAAGTTAATATTGCTGTTTTTGATGCCATTTCCAGGCATCGGCAATGATTTGTTCCAGATTCCGTTCTGCTTTCCAGCCCAGTTCTGTAAAAATCTTTTCTGATGAAGCAACCAATCTGGCAGGGTCTCCAGCTCGGCGGTCTGCCATCACGACATTCGCTTCCACTCCCGTCACTTTTTCACAGGTTTCAATGACTTCTTTTACTGAATAGCCGAGGCCGTTACCCAGATTGTAGACTTCAGCAGATTTCTCCTCATTCAATAGCGACTCGAGGGCAAGGATATGGGCACTTGCCAAATCCGTGACATGAATGTAATCGCGGATACACGTACCGTCCGCGGTATCATAATCGGTGCCAAACACAGAAATCTGATCACGCTGCCCTAACAGCTGCTGGAGGATAATCGGAATTAAATGGGTCTCAGGATCATGGCTCTCTCCAATCTTAGCAGATTCATGGGCGCCTGCTGCATTAAAATAACGCAATACTACGTAGTGTAATCCGTAAGCTTTTGAAAAATCACCAAGAATCTGCTCAATCATTAATTTGGAATGACCATATGGATTAATCGGTGCTGTTACTGTTTTTTCATCAATCACATCAACATTCGGTATGCCATAAGTAGCGGCCGTCGAAGAAAAAATGAAATTTTTCACGTTGTTTCTCATCATAACATTTAATAGAGTAATGGTTGATGCCACGTTATTTTGATAGTATTTAAGCGGATCGATCACTGATTCGCCAACAAGGCTAAATGCTGCAAAATGCATAACCGCTTTAATCGGGTAACTAGAAAAAATCATTTGTAAATCTTCTTCATCTCCAAGATCGCCTTCAACAAAAATTGCCCGGCTGTCAACTGCTTCACGGTGGCCAGTCGACAGATTATCGAGAACGATAACCTTTTCTTTTTCAACTAATTCCTTTACAAGATGGCTTCCAATATAACCTGCACCGCCAACAACGAGAATCATATTCATTTCCCCTTATCTACTACAAATATTATTTTGGTGTTATGTCTTAGATCCTATCTATTTTACATGGATGTACATTTGAGCTGGGTTTCGCTTAGGTACTTGTACGCACCCCCCATCAATAAAATGATACTCCTAACCTTTGAATGTGGCAACTAACTTAGATATTTGCAAATGCCGACACGGTTCTATTAAGTATAGCTTTTAGGACTTACATAATAGAAATAAGGCAATGGGCTTCGCCCATTGCCTTATTTCTATTTCAGGAAAATTTTCAGAGTTTCCATGTTGGAAATCCTTTTTCCTTTAGTTTTTCATACTCCTTCATTCGGGAAAAGGAGTGGGATAGCTTCGTCAAAACATATCCTTGGGGACTCTGTGTTTTCACAGGTTGATTTTTTAACTCCTGGATTTTGATAGATGTAAACATATTGGCTACTTGAGCTAAATTCTCGATCGTATCCATTAATTCAGGGTTGTCACTGTAATTACTTTTAGCCGTGGCATAAATAAAATCAAGTCTATTACTAATGTGCTTAAGCGTCTCAAGATCAAAATATTCTTCATTCATTACACTCACCCCTTATTACTATAAGCATATGGAACAAAAAGCAAATTGGAACAAAACAACGAAAATATATATTATTGAGATGAAAATCGAACTGTCCGCCTGAGGTGGACAGTGTCCACGAGCGGTGCCTGTCACCAAACAAACGTCACCAAACAAAAAAGACGATTCGAGGGGGAGGTTCGAATCGCCTTTGGGAACAGCTGCTTGTTAGGCAGCCGCTTTATTTTTATTTGTGTACGTCTTAGCTGTTTTGCGGATGAACGGAACCACCCAGCGGTCTAAGCCAATGCGCCCTGCGTTGTAGCCTGCAGTTAAGATAATGAATCCTAGGAATATATCAGTTGGGTTATGAGAAACAGTTCCTGCTAAGAAGAAGCTGAAGTTCATCACAAGTCCAAAGAACATTGCTGTTGTTGTTAAGCAACCAAGAAGTAATCCTAAGCCAATTAGTGTTTCGCCCCAAGGAACGATGAAGTTGAAGACATCAATGTTCGGCAACGCAAAGCTTTCTAGGAAGTTTACGTACCAGCCGTAAACCATGTTGCCATCTGGACCTTTAACTGGATTTGCAATAGCATTTCCTAAGTAACCTGAAGCATCAAATCCACCACCTGTTAATTTTCCTAAACCAGCTGTGAACCACGCGTATCCAAGGTATAAACGAATAATAGTTAAAATAGCAGCAGAGATTTTATTTTCTCTTAAAAAATTGATAAACATAAGTCATTCCGCCTTTCAAAATTAAGTTGTTCTTTATACTTACACTATATTAGATTACGAGCGTTAATAACATAGAGATAGTGTTAAGTTCACAGTTTGTTAGAAATGTTTTGACGGAATGTTGAACAGAGAGCAAAAGGCGGAAGCGCCACAAAGAAACATATAATATTAAGAGTTACTTTTTAATAGAAGGTTTTGTTAGTCGACCTCATGAACCCTTCATGAGTACCACTTTTTCGTTTTTCTCTTGTTAGTCGACCTCATGAACCCTTCATGAGTACCACTTTTTCGTTTTTCTCTTGTGAATCGACCTCATGAACCCTTCATGAGTACTTCTTTTTCGTTTTTCTCTTGTGAGTCGACCTCATGAACCCTTTATGAGTACCACTTTTTCGTTTTTCTCTTGTGAGTCGACCTCATGAACCCTTCATGAGTACTTCTTTATCAGGTCATTGTTGATTATATAACTCTGTTGATCGGTGCGGAAGGTGCGAAGGACTCCACCAAAAAATGCTATCGCATTTCCTTCGTGCGGTGAATATTCAAGGAAGCATATTCAATGTCCTGTAGAGAAGGTCGGAGCGGAGACCTCACATATCACTTAGCGCCGAGGATAATCCTCGGATCACCTGCGGAAAGCGAAGCACTTGGAGAGCTAATCAACAAACAAGTTTAACACCGCCATTATTTTAAAGAATAATCCGAATGAATGACTCTAAATGAACATATACAGAACAAGGGTGGTTATATAGTAACAGGCTGGCCTGTTTATGTTTCAATGAAAGGGATGAAATAGATGACGGTTTTGGAAGTAAAAAATCTGCAAAAGTCATTTGGAGCCATTCGGGCAGTACAGGACATCAGTTTTTCTGTAAAGGCTGGAGAAGTATTCACCATCATCGGACCAAACGGGGCGGGCAAGACGACGACACTTGAAATGATTGAGGGTCTGGTCGCTCCTGATCAGGGAGAAATACGTTTCGGAGAAATGAGTTGGGAAAACAATGCAACAGCGATTAAGATGAAAATCGGTGTCCAGCCCCAATCTAGCGCCATGTTCGACCTCTTGACTCCTGAAGAAAATTTAGATCTATTTGCCACTTTTTATGATAAGGCTCGGCCGACGGAGGAAATACTCAAACTTATTAATCTAACTGAACATCGTAAAAATCAAGTATCAAAGCTATCCGGGGGTCAGCGCCAACGGCTTGCGATTGGACTGGCGATGATTAGCGATCCCGATATTATCTTCCTCGATGAGCCGACAACAGGACTCGACCCACAAGCCCGCCGTAATATTTGGGATATTATCCTCGAGCTCAAAAAATTAGGTAAAACAACGATACTGACTACACATTATATGGAAGAAGCAGAAAAATTAAGTGACCGAGTTTGTATTGTCGATCAAGGCAGTGTCGTTACATTAGATACCCCCTCCGCCCTCATTGAACAGCTGACAAAAGAGCGTGAAGTAAGATTATCCTTTTTGGATGGGGAAGCAGCTGCAATGGAAGCGGATGTTTTTTCGAAAACTCTGGAGTCGGTATCCCGAACGGAGCGTGAAGGTACGGCACTTAAACTATGGACAAATAAGCCAGAGGATACACTCCATGACTTGTTTAAATTCACAAAGGAAAGGAATTATCAGGTCGAACAGGTAAGCATTCGCGAAATGAGTCTGGAAGACGTCTTTATTGCTTTTACT from Neobacillus sp. FSL H8-0543 includes:
- a CDS encoding HAD hydrolase-like protein gives rise to the protein MFQTEVQPFPYMCEVLNTLQKDGHQLHLFTGGDKENQTRKISQLALDNYFEDRVFIYEHKNSSALQDVLDKINSDKKFTWMIGNSLKTDIKPAIELGINAIHIPTELEWSYNITDIDIEPSGTIAELESLLDLPDYLSEYNFFSTA
- a CDS encoding DMT family transporter, which codes for MEQKDRSKSIGLPLTISIIAISFSAIFVKWSDAPASILSMYRMWFASILMLPIVWKYRAEFKKISKKDGFFLICSGVFLALHFVLWFGSLKLTTVASSTIILALQPIVSLVGGYFLFKERTNAPALMTMGVAIIGAVMIGWGDFGLSKAAIQGDILSFLSVIAVVGYLFIGQTTVKKVLHWIYSFCVFLSASVVLTIYNFSTGVSFSGYPAKEWGIFLLLAIVPTVSHVINNWLLNYVNATTISMSILGEPVGATLLAIILLGERLAGWQIVGGVLVLFGVFLFLIQQQKPRQIKTASIQAEPNTTTPQ
- a CDS encoding VanZ family protein; its protein translation is MLKMVMKERVLMRWFFILFWVGVIFIFTCTSSFNGLIESGLIQFHWDNKPLFSELLSPFPGNLSMNLLLQKSGHFFVFFILAALLQTRLRSKLFILTLSVSYAVLTEILQLYFTRDGRLFDIGFDIAGVLFALAIGSLFTVRKTATAKASPRGEAR
- a CDS encoding N-acetylmuramoyl-L-alanine amidase, which gives rise to MKLYLDPGHGGTDPGASGNGIREKDITLDIAQKIRSILINSYENIEIKMSRTGDTTKSLSQRTNEANAWDADFYLSIHCNAANSSARGYEDYIYSGVSNSSRTATYQDIIHAEVIKLNQLINRGQKKANFHVLRETKMDAFLSENGFIDNPEDAALMKQNSWRQSVAQGHATGVAKAFKLKAKTTTPPPKPPANPADPPKNPPATGTLYKVIAGSFKGKENADERVIFLRSKGIESFVVTASISGGTWYRVQAGAFASRENANTRVAEIKKSGINDAFLLAENENVSTRGTTPVIPSTILGPAQISAEQMDQFVKKVNPNAPELGSYYKSLGEYYGIRGDVAFAQAVHETNYFRYTGVVERGQNNYAGIGATGPDVRGATFATPKDGVLGHLQHLYAYATTQPLPTKYPLVDPRFNLVKRGSAPTWIGLNGKWAVPGDTYGQSILSVYEKMITG
- a CDS encoding cytochrome c — translated: MKKLWAVVALSLILMAGCSSNTSKEARPTDPEGLYKLSCLGCHGANLEGVAGPPVTNMASKYSEEELLKLINEGVGIMPGGLFSEEEALTVTKWLLEK
- the galE gene encoding UDP-glucose 4-epimerase GalE, encoding MILVVGGAGYIGSHLVKELVEKEKVIVLDNLSTGHREAVDSRAIFVEGDLGDEEDLQMIFSSYPIKAVMHFAAFSLVGESVIDPLKYYQNNVASTITLLNVMMRNNVKNFIFSSTAATYGIPNVDVIDEKTVTAPINPYGHSKLMIEQILGDFSKAYGLHYVVLRYFNAAGAHESAKIGESHDPETHLIPIILQQLLGQRDQISVFGTDYDTADGTCIRDYIHVTDLASAHILALESLLNEEKSAEVYNLGNGLGYSVKEVIETCEKVTGVEANVVMADRRAGDPARLVASSEKIFTELGWKAERNLEQIIADAWKWHQKQQY
- a CDS encoding DoxX family membrane protein → MFINFLRENKISAAILTIIRLYLGYAWFTAGLGKLTGGGFDASGYLGNAIANPVKGPDGNMVYGWYVNFLESFALPNIDVFNFIVPWGETLIGLGLLLGCLTTTAMFFGLVMNFSFFLAGTVSHNPTDIFLGFIILTAGYNAGRIGLDRWVVPFIRKTAKTYTNKNKAAA
- a CDS encoding ABC transporter ATP-binding protein; amino-acid sequence: MTVLEVKNLQKSFGAIRAVQDISFSVKAGEVFTIIGPNGAGKTTTLEMIEGLVAPDQGEIRFGEMSWENNATAIKMKIGVQPQSSAMFDLLTPEENLDLFATFYDKARPTEEILKLINLTEHRKNQVSKLSGGQRQRLAIGLAMISDPDIIFLDEPTTGLDPQARRNIWDIILELKKLGKTTILTTHYMEEAEKLSDRVCIVDQGSVVTLDTPSALIEQLTKEREVRLSFLDGEAAAMEADVFSKTLESVSRTEREGTALKLWTNKPEDTLHDLFKFTKERNYQVEQVSIREMSLEDVFIAFTGKDWRD